DNA from Saccharicrinis carchari:
TAGTTCTGAAATTTCTTCTTTTGTCATTGTATTTTAAAAGCTTAAAAAGGCATTTGTTAATTTTTCAAAAATAACAACAATCGGGTAAAATTAATTTATTATGCTTTAATTAACCTAAGTTTAACACCGGGATGTTGCATTATTAGCATTTGTGTTAACAAAATCGTTTTAAAACAAGGTACAAATTTAATCAATTAAATTCGTTTAAAGGCTATTACAAGATAAACTGTTGGGTAGCCAAAAGGTTATATGTAGATAGCTGTTATTCATCTTTATCTAAATAATAATTGATAATCCTCTCGGTTTCCTGTCCTTCGGCAAGTTCTAACAAAGCACGGTTTACATCGTACACCAGAGCCGTGTTTAATGGGAATGCGAAGCCGTAGCCCTGCTTATAATATTCGGCTTTAGCGATGTATAAATCCTCGTCGGGGTTATTTTTCAGATAATATAACAATTGAGGGCGGTCGTAAACAACCGCATCCACCTTTTTGCTTTTTAATAGCGATACCGCTTCATCTAAACTGTTTACCTCATGTAATTGGGCTTTGTGTTCATTTAAAAACCGTGCGGATGGCGAAGCAGAAATAGTTGCCGCCGCACGTTGCGACAACTGTTCCACGTTTGTAACCGTTGAAGTGCTTAGGGAGGAGAGTGTTAAGGTACTTGCGATACCTGCTACCATAGAAGTGGCGAAAATAATGGATATAATCATCCAACTGCCCGCTATAATACGCCCCGATACGGTTATGGGTGCCTTATCTCCATAGCCGGTGGTACTCATTGTTACAATAGCCAGCCACATGCCGGTGCCGATACCATTAATGGGATCTTTGGGAAACTGTTCAGGTG
Protein-coding regions in this window:
- a CDS encoding transporter substrate-binding domain-containing protein, producing MKNNMNLGEFSAVFSMKVINTSKKISAQLFVYIVFVLLMGTTQLPGQTKASIMPPDTLQVGIAGSAPFVFSKNASTKGIAIEIWEHIAVKKDWGYKYQYYDNVEEAMNALSAGSIDLVVGPISITSKRLQNMSFSQPFYNSSLSILSRSDKPNLWEKVKPLFSIKLLMAVAVFLIILAIVGCLLWLAERKKSPEQFPKDPINGIGTGMWLAIVTMSTTGYGDKAPITVSGRIIAGSWMIISIIFATSMVAGIASTLTLSSLSTSTVTNVEQLSQRAAATISASPSARFLNEHKAQLHEVNSLDEAVSLLKSKKVDAVVYDRPQLLYYLKNNPDEDLYIAKAEYYKQGYGFAFPLNTALVYDVNRALLELAEGQETERIINYYLDKDE